One window of the Rhizorhabdus dicambivorans genome contains the following:
- a CDS encoding phosphate ABC transporter ATP-binding protein gives MNDIPAHLTEEVHLAFPSRDHLAIEARKLDFFYGKTQALYGVDLPVERHKITALIGPSGCGKSTLLRALNRIYDLYPRQHAVGRILLDGHDVLADRKSLALLRERDGGDDAGMVRSPVDVAGLRARVGMVFQKPTPFPMSIYDNVAFGVRLYQRKSRAEMDQIVEKALRRAALWDEVKDKLHSSGLGLSGGQQQRLCVARGIAVEPDVLLLDEPASALDPVSTAKLEETLIELREDFTIVIVTHNLQQAARISNHTGFMYLGRMMEFQPTEELFANPRGQRTRDYVTGRFG, from the coding sequence ATGAACGACATTCCCGCGCACCTGACCGAGGAAGTGCATCTCGCCTTCCCGTCGCGCGATCATCTCGCGATCGAGGCCCGCAAGCTCGATTTCTTCTACGGCAAGACCCAGGCGCTCTATGGCGTCGACCTGCCGGTCGAGCGCCACAAGATCACCGCGCTGATCGGCCCGTCGGGCTGCGGCAAGTCGACGCTGCTGCGCGCGCTCAACCGCATCTACGATCTCTATCCCAGGCAGCATGCGGTGGGCCGCATCCTGCTCGACGGGCATGACGTGCTCGCCGACCGCAAGAGCCTGGCGCTGTTGCGGGAGCGCGATGGCGGGGACGATGCCGGAATGGTGCGTTCGCCGGTCGATGTCGCCGGCCTGCGTGCGCGGGTCGGCATGGTGTTCCAGAAGCCGACACCCTTTCCGATGTCGATCTACGACAATGTCGCCTTCGGCGTCCGCCTCTACCAGCGCAAGAGCCGCGCCGAGATGGACCAGATCGTCGAGAAGGCGCTCCGCCGCGCCGCACTGTGGGACGAGGTGAAGGACAAGCTCCATTCGTCGGGCCTCGGCCTGTCGGGCGGCCAGCAGCAGCGGCTGTGCGTCGCGCGCGGCATCGCCGTGGAGCCCGACGTGCTGCTGCTCGACGAGCCGGCTTCAGCGCTTGATCCGGTCTCGACCGCCAAGCTGGAAGAGACGCTGATCGAGCTGCGCGAGGATTTCACGATCGTGATCGTGACCCACAACCTCCAGCAGGCGGCGCGCATCTCCAACCACACCGGGTTCATGTATCTCGGCCGGATGATGGAGTTCCAGCCGACCGAGGAACTCTTCGCGAACCCGCGCGGGCAGCGGACCCGCGACTATGTGACGGGCAGATTCGGTTAA
- the pstA gene encoding phosphate ABC transporter permease PstA encodes MDRASIRRIYNIIFIVLTAAATLIALTALVLILWSLLSKGLGGIDSKIFTMTQPAPGSEGGLSNAIMGSIMMCGIGLLIAVVVGILAGTWLSEYGGNTPYGHAVRFLNDVLLSAPSILVGLFVYEILVRPFHGFSGWAGAVALAILAMPIVTRTTEDILSLQPSALREAGMALGASRAFVIRKIVWKAARAGLVTGALLGFARISGETAPLLFTALGNQFFSADMSQPMASLPTTIFQFALSAYDDWQRLAWVGALLIAVAVLSINIIGRVIAREARRS; translated from the coding sequence ATGGACCGCGCTTCGATCCGCCGCATCTACAACATCATCTTCATCGTGCTGACGGCGGCGGCGACGCTCATCGCGCTGACCGCGCTGGTGCTGATCCTCTGGTCGCTGCTCAGCAAGGGGCTGGGCGGGATCGACAGCAAGATCTTCACCATGACCCAGCCGGCGCCGGGATCCGAAGGTGGCCTGTCCAACGCGATCATGGGTTCGATCATGATGTGCGGCATCGGCCTGCTGATCGCGGTGGTCGTCGGTATATTGGCCGGGACCTGGCTGTCCGAATATGGCGGCAACACGCCCTATGGCCATGCCGTGCGCTTCCTGAACGATGTGCTGCTCTCCGCGCCGTCGATCCTGGTCGGCCTGTTCGTCTATGAGATACTGGTGCGGCCGTTCCACGGCTTTTCGGGCTGGGCCGGCGCGGTGGCGCTCGCCATCCTCGCCATGCCGATCGTGACCCGGACGACCGAGGATATATTGAGCCTCCAGCCCAGCGCGCTGCGCGAGGCGGGGATGGCGCTGGGGGCAAGCCGTGCCTTCGTGATCCGCAAGATCGTCTGGAAGGCGGCCCGTGCCGGCCTCGTCACCGGCGCGCTGCTGGGCTTTGCCCGGATCAGCGGCGAAACCGCGCCGCTGCTGTTCACCGCGCTCGGCAACCAGTTCTTCTCGGCGGATATGAGCCAGCCGATGGCCAGCCTGCCGACCACCATCTTCCAGTTCGCGCTGTCCGCCTATGACGATTGGCAGCGGCTGGCCTGGGTGGGCGCGCTGCTGATCGCCGTTGCCGTTCTCTCCATCAATATCATCGGGCGGGTCATCGCCCGGGAGGCCCGCCGCTCATGA
- the pstC gene encoding phosphate ABC transporter permease subunit PstC yields the protein MASAAPTDTSRFGPSRSAGEAIFHAACFGAATLLLATLGGVVISLAIGGWPAFQQFGFGFLTSSEWNPVTEVYGAAGPIVGTLITAFLSLVMALPLALGVAVFLVEFCPRAVSRPIAIAVELLAGIPSIVYGMWGLFVLAPWFAEHVQLPLIMEAEPGSWQETLFAGIPNGANIFTASMILAVMILPYMAAVFRELFMTVPPQLREAAYGLGCTPFEVIRSVVIPYVRRGMVGVIMLGLGRALGETMAVTFIIGNAHGFPDSMFASGSTIASTIANEFAEATSDMHSAALVALGLVLFLITFGVLAIARALLGGQKY from the coding sequence ATGGCAAGCGCCGCTCCCACAGACACATCGAGGTTCGGCCCGTCGCGATCGGCGGGCGAGGCGATTTTCCACGCCGCCTGCTTTGGCGCCGCGACCCTGCTGCTCGCCACGCTCGGCGGGGTTGTCATCAGCCTCGCGATCGGCGGCTGGCCGGCCTTCCAGCAGTTCGGCTTCGGCTTCCTCACCAGCAGCGAATGGAACCCGGTCACCGAAGTCTATGGCGCGGCCGGGCCGATCGTCGGCACACTGATCACCGCCTTCCTGTCACTGGTCATGGCGCTGCCGCTGGCGCTGGGCGTCGCGGTGTTCCTGGTCGAATTCTGCCCGCGCGCCGTATCGCGGCCTATCGCGATCGCGGTCGAGCTGCTCGCCGGCATCCCGTCGATCGTCTACGGCATGTGGGGCCTGTTCGTGCTGGCGCCCTGGTTTGCCGAGCATGTCCAGCTGCCGCTGATCATGGAGGCCGAGCCCGGCTCCTGGCAGGAGACCTTGTTCGCCGGCATTCCCAATGGCGCCAACATCTTCACCGCCTCGATGATCCTGGCGGTTATGATCCTGCCCTATATGGCGGCAGTGTTCCGCGAGCTGTTCATGACCGTGCCGCCGCAGCTGCGCGAGGCCGCCTACGGCCTGGGCTGCACCCCGTTCGAGGTAATACGTTCGGTCGTCATACCCTATGTCCGGCGTGGCATGGTCGGCGTGATCATGCTCGGCCTCGGCCGCGCGCTGGGCGAGACGATGGCGGTGACTTTCATCATCGGCAACGCCCATGGCTTCCCCGATTCGATGTTCGCCAGCGGATCGACGATCGCCTCGACCATCGCCAACGAGTTCGCCGAGGCGACCAGCGACATGCACAGCGCCGCGCTGGTGGCGCTCGGCCTCGTCCTCTTCCTGATCACCTTCGGGGTGCTCGCGATCGCCCGCGCGCTCCTCGGCGGCCAGAAATATTGA
- the pstS gene encoding phosphate ABC transporter substrate-binding protein PstS codes for MFKNFVATLSAGLILATGAASAANAADISGAGATFPAPLYAKWAEIYKKTTGVGLNYQAIGSGGGIKQIKAKTVDFGASDKPLKLAELNAAGLYQFPTVMGGVVPIVNLPGVKPGQIKLTGALLGDIFLGKIRKWNDPRIAGLNRGVKLPPLPITVVHRSDGSGTSFLFTTYLSMKNPGWAKGVGASDAVSWPTGIGGKGNDGVSAFVKQTMGSIGYVEYAYAKQNKATFVLLQNMAGQFVAPGAANFAAAAAGAQWSKAPGNYVLLLDQAGPKSWPITGATFVLVYKAQADAATGAGVLKFFDWAYKGGDAAAAQLDYVPLPAPVKALVRKQWAATVKAGGRPVYVSK; via the coding sequence ATGTTCAAGAATTTCGTCGCCACGCTGAGTGCGGGCCTGATCCTTGCCACCGGTGCGGCCTCGGCGGCGAACGCGGCCGATATCTCGGGGGCGGGTGCCACCTTCCCTGCGCCGCTCTACGCCAAATGGGCGGAGATCTATAAGAAGACGACCGGAGTCGGCCTCAACTACCAGGCGATCGGATCGGGTGGCGGCATCAAGCAGATCAAGGCGAAGACGGTCGACTTCGGCGCGTCGGACAAGCCGCTCAAGCTTGCCGAGCTCAATGCCGCGGGCCTGTACCAGTTTCCCACGGTGATGGGCGGCGTGGTGCCGATCGTGAACCTGCCAGGTGTGAAGCCCGGCCAGATCAAGCTGACCGGCGCACTGCTGGGCGACATCTTCCTGGGCAAGATCCGCAAGTGGAACGATCCGCGCATCGCCGGCCTGAACCGGGGCGTGAAGCTGCCGCCGCTGCCGATCACCGTCGTCCACCGTTCGGACGGCTCGGGCACCTCCTTCCTTTTCACCACCTATCTGTCGATGAAGAATCCGGGCTGGGCGAAGGGCGTCGGCGCCAGCGACGCGGTCTCCTGGCCGACCGGCATCGGCGGCAAGGGCAATGATGGCGTTTCGGCCTTCGTCAAGCAGACCATGGGTTCGATCGGCTATGTCGAATATGCCTATGCCAAGCAGAACAAGGCCACCTTCGTGCTGCTGCAGAACATGGCCGGCCAGTTCGTCGCCCCCGGCGCCGCCAACTTCGCCGCCGCCGCCGCGGGTGCGCAATGGAGCAAGGCGCCCGGCAACTATGTGCTGCTGCTCGATCAGGCGGGGCCGAAGAGCTGGCCGATCACCGGCGCCACGTTCGTCCTGGTCTACAAGGCCCAGGCCGATGCCGCGACCGGCGCCGGCGTTCTGAAGTTCTTCGACTGGGCCTATAAAGGCGGTGACGCCGCCGCCGCGCAGCTCGATTATGTGCCGCTTCCCGCGCCGGTGAAGGCGCTGGTCCGCAAGCAGTGGGCCGCGACGGTGAAAGCCGGCGGCCGGCCGGTATATGTTTCCAAATGA
- a CDS encoding porin — translation MKYRLPSALLAATTLACAGMARAQDTPPSGASPEVAAQIEALKAQVEALQNQVRQLSAKVGKVEKAEPGWKGAPSWTGPDGWTFKPKGVIQFDAGYVSLPRRIAGLVPVSGTSAGSGVNTNNLGWNSRARRLIFGVEGSMPAGFGYKLELELSQGGVQYEDMILSWQKPGSPWSVTLGYQYPLSSLELLTSNRFTSFMERGGATDAFNYSRRLGGTLAYADPKGLWSLAAGLYSEDVGNGNVARTGWQASVRGYASPKLGDVQTHIGFNYQHRVSPRDAQNIRYRQRPYTQVSGERFIDTGPLAADGDDILGGELALIYGPFHFASEYQHVWVRSFGANHRYGLNNMAGTTNSLAGDPQFRSGYVEIGYYLTGETRGYKSGRWDRTKVRHPVTDGGIGAFQINTRFDVTDLNDRIGGPGTTLAGNDITYVNGGASKGYEASLIWLPIDYVKLMLQYAHADISGGPSARAFSGFTTPLPSGFRHGYGVDSVTLRTQLDF, via the coding sequence GTGAAATACCGTCTGCCATCGGCGCTGCTCGCGGCGACCACCCTGGCCTGCGCCGGAATGGCAAGGGCGCAGGATACCCCCCCTTCCGGTGCCTCACCGGAGGTCGCGGCGCAGATCGAGGCGCTCAAGGCCCAGGTCGAGGCGTTGCAGAATCAGGTCCGGCAGCTGTCCGCCAAGGTCGGAAAGGTCGAGAAGGCGGAGCCGGGCTGGAAGGGTGCCCCGAGCTGGACGGGCCCCGACGGCTGGACCTTCAAGCCCAAGGGCGTGATCCAGTTCGACGCCGGCTATGTCTCGCTCCCTCGCAGGATCGCGGGGCTTGTCCCGGTCTCGGGCACCAGCGCGGGCAGCGGCGTCAACACCAACAATCTCGGCTGGAACAGCCGCGCACGGCGGCTGATCTTCGGCGTCGAGGGAAGCATGCCCGCCGGCTTCGGCTACAAGCTCGAACTGGAGCTGTCGCAGGGCGGCGTCCAATATGAGGACATGATCCTCAGCTGGCAGAAGCCCGGCAGCCCATGGAGCGTCACCCTCGGCTACCAATATCCGCTGTCCTCGCTCGAACTGCTGACCAGCAACCGCTTCACCAGCTTCATGGAGCGCGGCGGCGCCACCGACGCGTTCAACTATTCGCGCCGGCTCGGTGGCACGCTCGCCTATGCCGACCCCAAGGGCCTGTGGAGCCTGGCGGCGGGGCTCTATTCGGAAGATGTCGGCAACGGCAATGTCGCGCGAACCGGCTGGCAGGCCAGCGTGCGCGGCTATGCATCGCCGAAGCTGGGCGACGTCCAGACCCATATCGGCTTCAACTATCAGCATCGGGTATCGCCGCGCGACGCGCAGAACATCCGCTATCGCCAGCGCCCCTATACCCAGGTCTCGGGCGAACGCTTCATCGACACCGGGCCGCTCGCCGCCGATGGCGACGACATATTGGGCGGCGAACTGGCCCTGATCTACGGCCCCTTCCACTTCGCCAGCGAATATCAGCACGTCTGGGTACGCAGCTTCGGGGCCAACCACCGCTATGGCCTCAATAATATGGCCGGCACCACCAATTCGCTGGCGGGCGATCCGCAGTTCCGTTCGGGCTATGTCGAGATCGGCTATTATCTGACCGGCGAGACACGCGGCTACAAGAGCGGCCGCTGGGATCGCACCAAGGTGCGGCACCCCGTCACCGATGGCGGGATCGGCGCCTTCCAGATCAACACGCGCTTCGACGTCACCGACCTGAACGATCGGATCGGCGGGCCTGGGACGACCCTTGCCGGCAACGACATCACCTATGTCAACGGCGGCGCGTCTAAGGGCTATGAGGCCAGCCTGATCTGGCTGCCGATCGATTATGTGAAGCTGATGCTGCAATATGCCCATGCCGACATCTCGGGCGGCCCCTCTGCGCGGGCCTTCTCGGGCTTCACGACGCCGCTGCCGTCGGGCTTCCGCCACGGCTATGGCGTCGACAGCGTGACGCTGCGGACCCAGCTGGACTTCTGA